TGATCGTGCTGACCGAAGCGGACGCCCCCCCCGCAATGCCGAAAGTTTGAGACACCTAGCCTAAAGCCATTGGATTGCCAGATCCAAATTCCTGCCTTCGCCAGCGATGACAGGACGAGGGCGCGGCGCGCAGCAGCGGACCGCGTTCTCAGTCGTCCCTGTAGGTCCACAGATAGCTTGGCGGCATTGGCCCCTTGTTGCGCCCGCCCTGCTGTTTCTGTTCCCAAGCATGGGCCAAAATACCGACCGAGCGCGACAGGCAGAAGATGCCGCGCGCCAGCGGTGAGGCGAAGCCCAGCTCGGCGAAGATCACCGCCGTGGCGCCGTCTATGTTCATCGGCACACCATGCGTCCGGCCCGCCAGCTCGGCCTCGATGGCCCGGGCAATGGCGACGAAACGGCCCGAGATCTCGCCCTGGGCGACCAGATCATCGACCAGCCCCAGCAGCCGCGGTGTGCGCGGATCACCGTCCTTGTGGAAGCGGTGCCCGTAGCCCGGCACGAACTTGCCCTTCTCGGCGCGGAATGCCACCAGCATCTCGGGCACCGCCGACACACCGCCCGCCGCGTCGATCCGCTCGAACAGCTCGACCAGCTGTTCCCCGGCGCCGCCGTGGACATCACCCAGCACGTTGACCGCCGATCCCATGGCGTTGTTCAGACCCACGCCGCAGGTGATGGCCATGCGCGCCGTTGCGATCGAGGGAGCCTGCGGCCCGTGATCGACCGAGGCCACCAGCGCCGCTTCCAGCAGCTTCGCCTGGCCCTCACTCGGCACGTCGCCGCGCAGCATCAGCCAGATCATCTGCGGGAAGCTGACGGTGCCGATCAGATCCTGGATGGGATGGCCGCGAAACTTGATCACGCCCGGTTCCATCCGGATGATCGAGGTAGTCCACCAGTCCGAAACCGCCTTGTCCGTCGCCGTAGCTTTCGTCGCCTCAGTCATCGCCCACCACCTTTCGCTGCTGCCCCAGATAGCGGTCTCCATCCTGGCCCAGCCGGGGCGGCGGGGCCGCGACACAGGGCCGCTCGCCGTTAATCTTCACCGGCGAGGCGACCAGCGACAGCCGCCCACCGCGTGCGCCCTCGAAGGCGCCGAAATCGCGCACCAGCCCGCGTTCGGACAGGTGATCAGAGGCCAGCACTTCCTCAACCTTCAGGACCGCGCCCGCAGGCACGCCAAGCGGGTTCAACTCGGACTCCCACTGGCGGGCGGACTTGGCGGCCAGGGCTGCCTCGATCTCGGCCCGCAGGGCCTCGCGATTGGCCTTGCGGTCATCGCGCTGGCTATAGTCGGGATGGCTCAGCAGATCCTCGCGGCCCAGGTGACGGCAAAGCGCCTCCCACTGGCGGCTTTCATTGGCAGCGATGTTCAGCAGGCCATCGCCGGTCCGGAAGGCGCCCGAGGGGGCCGCCGTCATGTTCTCGTTGCCGATCACCGCAGGCGGCACGCCCGCCACCAGCCAGTTGGACACAGCCCAGCCCATTGTCGCCACTGTCGCCTCCAGCATGGAAACGTCGATGAAGCGCGCCTCGCTGCGATCCGCCAGGGCAGCGCAGATCGACATGGCGGCGGTTAACCCGCCGATGGTGTCAGCCACCGGGAAACCCACGCGCAGCGGGTTGACCGTGGGCGTGCCGGTGACGGCCATGACCCCCGCCGCGCCCTGGATGATCTGGTCATAGGCCGGGCGCTTGGCCCAAGGGCCTGTCTGCCCGAAGCCCGAAATGGCGCAATAGATCAAGTCGGCCTTGCGGGCGCGGAGCAGCTCCCAGCCCAGGCCCAGCCTATCCATCACTCCAGGGCGGAAGTTCTCGACCACCACGTCCGAGGTCTCGACCAGGGTCAGGAAATCCACCTTGCCCTCGGCGCTTTTTAGATCCAGCTCGACCGAACCCTTGCCGGCATTCTGCGCCAGGAAGGACACGCCCATCAAATCCGCCGAAAGCGCACGCGACGCGCCCAGCTGACGCGCTAGGTCGCCCCGGCCTGGGATCTCGATCTTGATGACCTCGGCACCCAAATGTGCCAGCTGCTGGCAGGCGAATGGGCCCGCCAGCACGTTTGTCATGTCCAGCACCCGGACATCGGAAAGCGGAGAGGTGGCTTTGTTGTCCTGGGTCATGCGCCCTCCGCGAAGGTGACGACCGGCTTGACCTCGGTCTGCTGCTTCATCGCCGCCAGTGCGTCGTTCACCTGGTCCAGCCGATAGTGGTTGGAGATCAGCCGCTCAAAAGGCAGGTCGGCGCCGTGACGACGGATGAATTCCATCGCGGCCCAGTAATCCTTGGCGCCGCCCGCCAGCGAGCCCAGTACCCTCAGATTGCGGTTTACGAAGGTCGATGGCTTGATCGTCACCTCGCCCTGCCCCAGTTGGCCGACCAGCACGTAGCTGCCGCCACGCCGCGCGAGTTGCAGCCCCTCGGTGAAGGCTTGCGGGATGCCCGCAAACTCCATCACCACATCGGCACCACGTCCCTCGGTTGCCTCCAGCACGAAGGCCTGACGGTCCTCAGCCGACATTGTCTCAACCGACAGCACGTCATCGGCGCCGAAGGCGCGGGCCAGGTCGAGCCGGACATCCGGCGCACCGATGGCGATCACCCGCCGCGCACCGGACATCCGGGCCACGCCGGTGGCTAGAAGGCCTAGGGGGCCCGTGCCCTGTACCACCACCGTGTCGGTATGCCGGATCTCACCCAGTTCCTCCACC
This sequence is a window from Paracoccus aerodenitrificans. Protein-coding genes within it:
- a CDS encoding citryl-CoA lyase; this encodes MTEATKATATDKAVSDWWTTSIIRMEPGVIKFRGHPIQDLIGTVSFPQMIWLMLRGDVPSEGQAKLLEAALVASVDHGPQAPSIATARMAITCGVGLNNAMGSAVNVLGDVHGGAGEQLVELFERIDAAGGVSAVPEMLVAFRAEKGKFVPGYGHRFHKDGDPRTPRLLGLVDDLVAQGEISGRFVAIARAIEAELAGRTHGVPMNIDGATAVIFAELGFASPLARGIFCLSRSVGILAHAWEQKQQGGRNKGPMPPSYLWTYRDD
- a CDS encoding CaiB/BaiF CoA transferase family protein, giving the protein MTQDNKATSPLSDVRVLDMTNVLAGPFACQQLAHLGAEVIKIEIPGRGDLARQLGASRALSADLMGVSFLAQNAGKGSVELDLKSAEGKVDFLTLVETSDVVVENFRPGVMDRLGLGWELLRARKADLIYCAISGFGQTGPWAKRPAYDQIIQGAAGVMAVTGTPTVNPLRVGFPVADTIGGLTAAMSICAALADRSEARFIDVSMLEATVATMGWAVSNWLVAGVPPAVIGNENMTAAPSGAFRTGDGLLNIAANESRQWEALCRHLGREDLLSHPDYSQRDDRKANREALRAEIEAALAAKSARQWESELNPLGVPAGAVLKVEEVLASDHLSERGLVRDFGAFEGARGGRLSLVASPVKINGERPCVAAPPPRLGQDGDRYLGQQRKVVGDD
- a CDS encoding zinc-binding dehydrogenase encodes the protein MKLPDHSRAAVLRQYGAPLKIEDVPVPQKIEPGAILVRTDCCTICGTDVHLANGALARPVELPVIVGHEMTGTVAAIGPGSERDSVGQDLRVGDRITWTRTNCGHCYMCTVAAKPTLCQNARAYMYETMERLPYLLGGFSEYVYVLPESGRVKVPDSVASPLASMASCAFRSVIHAVEELGEIRHTDTVVVQGTGPLGLLATGVARMSGARRVIAIGAPDVRLDLARAFGADDVLSVETMSAEDRQAFVLEATEGRGADVVMEFAGIPQAFTEGLQLARRGGSYVLVGQLGQGEVTIKPSTFVNRNLRVLGSLAGGAKDYWAAMEFIRRHGADLPFERLISNHYRLDQVNDALAAMKQQTEVKPVVTFAEGA